One window from the genome of Spirosoma rhododendri encodes:
- a CDS encoding DedA family protein codes for MSQIVDFFQYLLNSEEIIRTGGLIVITLIVYIENGIFFGFFLPGDYLLFLSGVFAGTKLLNVPLWLLLLCIFSAAVLGSLTGYLTGYYFGGRLQNRPDSLFFKQKYIQNTRDAFEKYGSSALIVARFLPIVRTFAPILSGLIHMRFQLFMLYNVIGGAVWVVVLVGGGFFFGERFPWIVDYVQWIIVFFLAVTTFTVVKGYLNARKEGRTGEV; via the coding sequence ATGTCTCAGATCGTTGATTTTTTTCAGTACCTGCTTAACTCGGAGGAGATCATTCGGACGGGTGGGCTGATTGTAATTACGCTGATCGTTTACATTGAAAACGGCATCTTCTTCGGCTTCTTCCTACCGGGTGATTATCTGCTGTTTCTGTCGGGGGTGTTTGCCGGTACGAAGCTGCTAAACGTGCCGCTGTGGCTGCTGCTGCTTTGTATTTTTTCGGCTGCCGTGCTGGGTTCACTTACGGGTTATCTGACGGGCTATTACTTCGGAGGACGGCTTCAGAACCGGCCGGATTCGCTGTTTTTCAAGCAGAAATACATTCAAAATACCCGCGATGCGTTCGAGAAATACGGGAGCAGCGCGCTGATCGTCGCCCGGTTTCTGCCCATCGTCCGCACATTTGCGCCCATCTTATCCGGGCTGATTCACATGCGGTTCCAACTGTTTATGCTGTACAACGTAATCGGTGGGGCCGTGTGGGTAGTTGTGCTGGTTGGCGGTGGTTTCTTCTTCGGCGAACGCTTCCCCTGGATCGTCGACTACGTGCAGTGGATCATCGTATTCTTCCTCGCCGTAACCACATTTACCGTCGTCAAAGGCTACCTAAACGCCCGGAAGGAAGGCCGGACAGGGGAGGTATAG
- a CDS encoding 3-hydroxyacyl-CoA dehydrogenase/enoyl-CoA hydratase family protein, which yields MEATLEKPKTQSKNRTIRRVAVLGSGIMGSRIAAHFANVGVDVLLLDIVPKEPNAAEQAKGLTTDSPLVRNRIVNDAFQTMLKASPASLYSAKFASRIKLGNFDDNLSEIATYDWIIEVVVERLDVKRSVYERVEQFRKPGTLITSNTSGIPMHLLAEGRSDDFRRNFCGTHFFNPPRYLRLLEIIPLADATGPDTDPAVIDFLMNYGSLYLGKTTVLCKDTPGFIANRLGIQSLIQTIRVAEDMGLTVEEVDKLTGPVVGRPKSGTFRLSDVVGLDTTVNVAGNLVKMEHDESRASFELPASVQKLMENKWLGDKTGQGYYKKSKDATGKTEIQALDLKTFEYKPSQKVKFATLEGTKAIDNLRKRFPVLLAGTDKAGEFYRRTFADGFQYATHRIPEISDELYRIDAAITAGFGWQVGLFETWDAIGVRKGVELIEAQGKKPAQWVYDMLDAGIESFYRVDSGKKQYYDIPSKSYKTIPGTEAFIILENLRGDGPSQNVVWKNADASIYDLGDGILNVEFRSKMNTFGQGVSEALMKGVAMAEKDFRGLVIGNDSAEAFSAGANLGTLFMFAVEQEFDEVNLMIAQFQNMMMRLRYSSVPVVVAPHTLTLGGGCEAVLHSDRAVAHAETYMGLVEVGVGLIPAGGGTKEMAARASDLYQTGDPELNILQNIFMNIATAKVSTSAQEAREMNYLRSTDQIVLNRSSLIAEAKQAAVELAENGYTQPKPRTDIKVQGKTGIALFKAGISAMRMGRYISDHDLKIADKLAYVICGGDLSSPQTVSEKYLLDLEREAFLSLSGEKKTLERIQSLLTGGKPLRN from the coding sequence ATGGAAGCTACCTTGGAAAAACCGAAAACTCAATCGAAAAACCGGACCATCCGGCGCGTTGCCGTGCTGGGGTCGGGCATCATGGGATCGCGCATTGCCGCCCACTTCGCCAATGTCGGCGTCGACGTGCTGCTGCTCGACATTGTACCGAAAGAGCCAAACGCAGCTGAGCAAGCCAAAGGGTTAACGACCGACAGCCCGCTGGTGCGGAACCGGATTGTTAACGATGCGTTCCAGACGATGCTCAAGGCAAGTCCGGCCTCGCTCTACAGCGCTAAATTTGCCAGTCGTATCAAGCTCGGCAATTTTGACGATAACCTGAGCGAAATCGCTACCTACGACTGGATCATCGAAGTGGTGGTCGAACGGCTCGACGTGAAACGGTCGGTGTATGAGCGGGTCGAGCAGTTTCGCAAGCCGGGCACACTGATTACGTCGAACACGTCGGGTATTCCGATGCACTTGCTTGCCGAAGGGCGCAGCGACGACTTCCGGCGCAACTTCTGCGGTACGCACTTTTTCAACCCGCCCCGCTACCTGCGGCTGCTCGAAATCATTCCGCTCGCCGACGCGACCGGCCCCGACACCGACCCGGCCGTGATCGATTTCCTGATGAACTACGGTAGTTTGTACCTCGGCAAAACCACCGTACTCTGCAAAGACACCCCCGGCTTCATCGCCAACCGACTTGGCATTCAGTCGCTGATTCAGACGATCCGCGTGGCTGAAGACATGGGCCTGACGGTCGAAGAAGTCGACAAGCTAACGGGGCCAGTAGTAGGTCGGCCGAAGTCAGGCACGTTCCGGTTATCTGACGTGGTGGGGCTGGATACGACCGTCAACGTGGCGGGCAATCTGGTGAAGATGGAGCACGACGAGTCGCGGGCGAGTTTCGAGCTGCCTGCGTCAGTGCAGAAGCTGATGGAGAATAAATGGCTCGGCGACAAGACCGGTCAGGGGTACTACAAGAAATCGAAAGATGCGACGGGCAAGACCGAAATTCAGGCACTTGACCTGAAAACATTCGAGTACAAGCCGTCGCAGAAAGTCAAATTCGCGACGCTCGAAGGCACCAAAGCCATCGACAACCTGCGCAAGCGGTTCCCCGTACTGCTGGCTGGCACCGACAAGGCGGGCGAATTTTACCGCCGGACTTTCGCCGACGGTTTTCAGTACGCAACCCACCGCATCCCCGAAATTTCGGACGAACTCTACCGCATCGACGCAGCTATCACGGCTGGCTTTGGCTGGCAGGTGGGCCTGTTTGAAACCTGGGACGCAATCGGCGTTCGCAAAGGCGTCGAACTGATCGAAGCACAGGGCAAAAAACCCGCGCAGTGGGTCTACGACATGCTCGACGCGGGTATCGAGTCGTTCTACCGCGTCGACAGTGGGAAGAAGCAGTACTACGACATTCCGTCGAAGAGCTACAAAACCATTCCTGGCACGGAAGCTTTCATCATTCTGGAAAATCTCCGGGGGGACGGTCCCTCGCAGAACGTGGTCTGGAAAAACGCCGACGCGTCGATCTACGATCTGGGCGACGGTATCCTGAACGTGGAGTTCCGCAGTAAGATGAACACCTTCGGGCAGGGCGTGTCGGAAGCGCTGATGAAAGGCGTGGCAATGGCCGAAAAAGACTTCCGGGGCCTGGTTATCGGCAACGATTCGGCGGAAGCATTCTCGGCGGGTGCCAACCTCGGTACGCTGTTCATGTTCGCCGTCGAGCAGGAGTTCGACGAGGTCAACCTCATGATCGCGCAGTTCCAGAACATGATGATGCGGCTGCGGTATTCGTCGGTGCCGGTAGTCGTGGCTCCGCACACGCTGACGCTGGGCGGTGGCTGCGAAGCCGTACTTCACTCCGACCGCGCCGTGGCACACGCCGAGACGTACATGGGTCTGGTCGAAGTTGGCGTCGGGCTGATTCCGGCGGGTGGCGGCACCAAAGAGATGGCTGCCCGTGCCTCGGACCTGTACCAGACCGGCGACCCCGAACTGAATATCCTCCAGAACATTTTCATGAACATCGCCACGGCGAAAGTGTCGACATCGGCGCAGGAAGCCCGTGAGATGAACTACCTCCGCTCAACGGATCAGATCGTGCTAAACCGGAGTAGTCTAATTGCCGAAGCCAAGCAGGCGGCTGTCGAACTGGCCGAAAACGGCTACACGCAGCCCAAGCCGCGCACCGATATCAAAGTACAGGGAAAAACGGGTATTGCGTTGTTCAAAGCGGGTATCTCGGCGATGCGGATGGGTCGCTACATCTCCGACCACGACCTGAAAATTGCCGATAAGCTGGCTTACGTCATCTGCGGTGGCGACCTGAGCAGCCCGCAAACGGTATCAGAAAAGTACCTGCTCGATCTGGAGCGCGAAGCGTTCCTGTCATTGTCGGGCGAGAAGAAAACGCTGGAACGCATCCAAAGCCTGCTGACCGGCGGCAAGCCACTGCGTAACTAG
- a CDS encoding MarR family winged helix-turn-helix transcriptional regulator, producing the protein MKKEKTVDFHIKWGWHAISRMYNAYAAQFDITMAIGYVLLNIDLDEGTPATKIGPLLGMEPRSLVRMLKNLEERGLIRREVDGNDKRFVRIYLTEAGREKREMARDGVIQFNNLIRENIPLDKLVVFFDVIKDINRLVEEENTKIKSTESEELTLE; encoded by the coding sequence ATGAAAAAGGAGAAAACTGTTGACTTTCACATCAAGTGGGGGTGGCACGCCATTTCCCGGATGTATAATGCTTACGCGGCTCAGTTCGATATTACGATGGCAATTGGCTACGTGCTGCTCAACATCGATCTCGACGAGGGTACGCCCGCTACGAAAATCGGCCCGCTGCTGGGTATGGAACCCCGTTCACTGGTCAGGATGCTGAAAAATCTGGAAGAACGTGGGCTGATCCGGCGCGAAGTCGATGGCAACGACAAACGGTTTGTGCGTATCTACCTGACCGAAGCGGGCCGCGAAAAGCGGGAGATGGCCCGCGACGGCGTCATTCAGTTCAACAACCTCATTCGGGAGAATATACCCCTCGACAAGCTGGTCGTTTTCTTCGACGTCATCAAAGACATCAACCGGCTGGTCGAAGAAGAAAACACCAAGATCAAATCGACTGAATCGGAAGAGCTGACGCTCGAATAA
- a CDS encoding peroxiredoxin family protein, whose protein sequence is MRFPPFSLLIGLAGLAFSCSGQSQPTPVKSGTYRATLQTKGGQLPFGLAIEPGKQANTYAVFAINGTERLAMDSATVTGDSIRIPMALFDSELVAKIDGSKLTGTWRRHRTAQQTLTLPFQAELGPTYRFVPDAKSAKNTVAGTWATEFSNKRNQVDTVNAVGVFKQSGNRVSGTFLTPTGDYRYLDGNAVGDSLFLSCFDGSHLFLFKAKHDPATKMLTGGFWAGISGYESWVAKADPTAKLPDPATLTYLKPGSKTLTVSFPEPSGNVVSLTDPRYKGKVTVVQIMGSWCPNCMDETNFLSPWYKKNRQRGVEILGLSFERSAEMNESGPKIERMKQRFKIDYPIVLAGTNDKAKAAKALPDLNAVVAFPTTIILDKAGKVRQIYTGFSGPGTGKYYDQYVDEFNRLIDKLLAES, encoded by the coding sequence ATGCGCTTCCCTCCTTTTTCACTGCTGATCGGTCTGGCTGGTCTGGCGTTTTCCTGCTCGGGTCAGTCCCAACCCACTCCGGTCAAGTCTGGTACGTACCGGGCTACGCTTCAAACCAAAGGCGGTCAGTTGCCGTTCGGGCTGGCCATCGAACCGGGCAAACAGGCTAACACATATGCTGTGTTTGCGATCAACGGCACTGAGCGGCTGGCGATGGATTCTGCTACGGTAACAGGTGACTCGATTCGCATTCCGATGGCCCTGTTCGACTCGGAGCTGGTCGCAAAAATTGATGGCAGCAAACTAACCGGTACCTGGCGTCGGCACCGGACAGCGCAGCAAACCCTAACCCTCCCCTTTCAGGCCGAACTTGGCCCCACGTACCGGTTTGTTCCTGATGCCAAATCAGCAAAAAATACCGTAGCCGGTACCTGGGCGACGGAGTTCAGCAACAAGCGCAATCAGGTCGATACGGTCAATGCTGTGGGCGTATTTAAACAAAGTGGCAATCGTGTGTCGGGCACGTTCCTGACCCCCACCGGCGACTACCGCTATCTCGACGGCAACGCCGTCGGCGACAGCCTGTTTCTATCCTGTTTCGACGGCTCGCACCTGTTTCTGTTCAAGGCAAAGCACGACCCGGCAACGAAGATGCTGACGGGTGGTTTCTGGGCCGGTATCTCTGGTTATGAATCGTGGGTAGCCAAAGCCGACCCCACCGCCAAACTTCCCGACCCCGCTACGCTGACGTATCTGAAGCCGGGGTCAAAAACGCTGACTGTTTCATTCCCCGAGCCCAGCGGTAACGTTGTTTCGCTGACCGACCCGCGCTACAAGGGCAAAGTGACAGTCGTACAGATTATGGGTTCATGGTGCCCCAACTGCATGGACGAGACGAATTTCCTGAGTCCGTGGTATAAAAAGAACCGGCAGCGCGGGGTTGAGATTCTGGGGTTGTCGTTCGAGCGGTCAGCAGAGATGAACGAATCCGGGCCGAAGATTGAGCGGATGAAGCAGCGGTTCAAGATTGATTACCCGATCGTTCTGGCTGGTACCAATGACAAGGCGAAAGCCGCCAAAGCCCTGCCTGATCTGAACGCCGTTGTTGCCTTCCCAACTACAATCATTCTCGACAAAGCAGGGAAGGTTCGACAGATATACACCGGTTTCAGCGGCCCCGGCACGGGTAAGTATTACGATCAGTACGTCGACGAGTTTAACCGATTGATCGACAAGCTACTGGCAGAGTCTTGA
- the rsmH gene encoding 16S rRNA (cytosine(1402)-N(4))-methyltransferase RsmH, which translates to MTEYHQPVLLQACIDGLNLQPGGTYVDITFGGGGHSREILNQLEGGRLFGFDQDADARANAQAIGDSRLTFVASNFRNIKRYLRLYGVTQVDGILADLGISSHQIDTPERGFSTRFDADLDMRMNQQAERTAREVVNEYTEANLHRILGMYGEITNARTAAGAIVSARSNRPIKTINDLKAALQRYAPRGKENKFFAQVFQALRIEVNEELQVLEEFLEQVPEVLKPGGRLVVMSYHSLEDRLVKNFIAKGKFSGEVEKDLYGNDLKPLQSITRKPVEATTDEVARNPRARSAKLRIAEKI; encoded by the coding sequence ATGACTGAGTATCACCAGCCCGTTTTATTACAAGCCTGCATCGACGGGCTGAATCTGCAACCCGGCGGCACCTACGTCGACATTACGTTCGGCGGTGGCGGACACAGTCGCGAAATCCTGAATCAACTGGAAGGGGGCCGCTTGTTCGGGTTCGATCAGGATGCCGACGCCCGCGCCAACGCACAGGCCATCGGCGACTCCCGGCTGACGTTCGTGGCGTCGAACTTTCGCAACATCAAGCGGTATCTGCGGCTGTATGGGGTAACGCAGGTCGACGGTATTCTGGCTGATCTGGGTATCTCGTCGCACCAGATCGATACGCCCGAACGCGGCTTTTCTACCCGTTTTGATGCCGACCTCGATATGCGCATGAATCAGCAGGCCGAGCGTACGGCCCGGGAAGTGGTCAATGAATATACCGAAGCCAATCTGCACCGTATTTTGGGTATGTATGGCGAGATTACCAACGCCCGTACGGCGGCCGGGGCGATTGTGTCGGCCCGCTCGAACCGACCTATAAAGACGATAAATGACCTGAAAGCGGCCCTGCAACGCTATGCGCCCCGGGGCAAGGAAAATAAGTTTTTCGCGCAGGTCTTTCAGGCATTACGCATCGAGGTGAACGAAGAATTACAGGTACTGGAAGAGTTTCTGGAACAGGTGCCCGAGGTGCTTAAACCCGGCGGTCGGCTAGTCGTGATGTCATATCACTCGCTGGAAGACCGGCTGGTGAAAAACTTCATTGCAAAAGGGAAATTCAGCGGAGAAGTCGAAAAAGACCTGTACGGCAACGACCTGAAACCTCTGCAAAGCATCACCCGCAAGCCCGTCGAAGCGACAACCGACGAAGTGGCCCGGAATCCCCGCGCCCGTAGCGCCAAGCTGCGTATCGCGGAGAAAATCTAA
- a CDS encoding YifB family Mg chelatase-like AAA ATPase, with translation MLAKTYGAAVYGVNASIITVEVVVAQGLHFHLVGLPDSAVKESEQRVEASLKFFGYRMPRQKVVVNLAPADIRKEGSAYDLPIALCVLQASEQMAVQRNLEDYVIMGELALDGSLRPIKGVLPIAIEARKKGYKGFILPVENAPEAAIVNNLDVIPVATMQDAVDFFEGKKDIEPLVSDTRDLFNSQVNVYEVDFSHVQGQENIKRAMEIAAAGGHNVIMIGPPGAGKTMLAKRLPTILPPLTLQEALETTKIHSVAGKLGSRATLIATRPYRAPHHTISDAALVGGGSFPQPGEISLAHNGVLFLDELPEFKRSALEVMRQPLEDRKVSISRAKWAVEFPASFMLIASMNPCPCGYYNHPEKECVCGPGVVQKYLAKISGPLLDRIDLHVEVTPVSFDQMTANRPAESSETIRERVIKARDRQTTRFADQPGVYSNAMMPSQLVKEICQISDAGKALLRTAMERLGLSARAYDRILKVSRTIADLADSDEIRIEHLAEAIQYRSLDRENWAG, from the coding sequence ATGTTAGCCAAGACCTACGGCGCGGCCGTGTATGGTGTCAATGCCAGTATCATTACCGTTGAAGTAGTCGTCGCGCAGGGGCTGCATTTTCACCTGGTTGGTCTGCCCGATAGTGCCGTAAAAGAAAGCGAGCAACGCGTCGAAGCGTCGCTGAAGTTTTTCGGCTACCGCATGCCCCGGCAGAAAGTCGTCGTCAACCTTGCCCCGGCGGATATTCGGAAGGAAGGGTCTGCCTACGATCTGCCCATTGCGCTTTGTGTGTTGCAGGCGTCGGAGCAGATGGCCGTGCAGCGAAATCTGGAAGACTATGTCATCATGGGCGAACTGGCCCTCGACGGTTCGCTCCGGCCCATCAAAGGTGTACTGCCCATTGCCATCGAAGCCCGGAAAAAGGGCTATAAAGGGTTTATATTACCCGTCGAAAATGCCCCCGAAGCTGCTATCGTGAACAACCTCGACGTGATTCCGGTAGCGACCATGCAGGACGCCGTTGATTTTTTCGAAGGCAAGAAAGACATCGAGCCGCTGGTCAGCGATACGCGCGATCTGTTCAACAGTCAAGTCAATGTGTACGAGGTCGATTTTTCGCACGTGCAGGGGCAGGAAAACATCAAGCGGGCGATGGAGATTGCGGCTGCGGGTGGGCACAACGTTATTATGATCGGGCCACCGGGCGCGGGTAAGACCATGCTCGCCAAGCGGTTGCCCACCATTCTGCCTCCGCTGACGTTGCAGGAAGCCCTCGAAACGACCAAGATTCATTCCGTCGCGGGGAAACTGGGCAGCCGGGCTACGCTGATTGCGACCCGGCCATACCGCGCTCCGCACCACACGATTTCCGATGCCGCTTTAGTAGGCGGGGGCAGTTTTCCGCAGCCGGGCGAAATCTCGCTGGCGCACAACGGGGTGCTGTTTCTGGACGAACTGCCGGAGTTCAAACGCTCGGCGCTGGAGGTGATGCGACAACCGCTCGAAGATCGGAAAGTGAGCATTTCTCGGGCGAAGTGGGCGGTCGAGTTTCCTGCCAGTTTTATGCTCATCGCCAGCATGAACCCCTGCCCGTGCGGCTACTATAATCACCCCGAAAAAGAGTGCGTTTGCGGGCCGGGCGTGGTGCAGAAATACCTCGCCAAAATTAGCGGCCCCCTGCTCGACCGCATCGACCTGCATGTGGAAGTGACGCCGGTTTCGTTCGATCAGATGACGGCCAACCGACCGGCGGAGTCGAGCGAGACGATTCGGGAGCGGGTTATCAAGGCACGCGATCGGCAGACGACACGCTTCGCCGATCAGCCGGGCGTTTATTCTAACGCCATGATGCCTTCGCAGCTGGTGAAGGAGATCTGTCAGATCAGTGATGCGGGGAAGGCGTTGCTGCGTACGGCAATGGAACGGCTGGGGTTATCGGCCCGCGCGTATGACCGCATTCTGAAAGTGTCGCGCACTATCGCCGACCTGGCCGATAGCGACGAGATTCGCATTGAACACCTTGCCGAAGCCATCCAATACCGCAGCCTCGACCGGGAAAACTGGGCGGGCTAG